DNA from Kitasatospora viridis:
GACAGGTCCTGGCGAGTTCCGGGGTCCTCGCAGGCCAGGAAGGCAGTCAAGACCGCATCTCGGTAGTCGTCGCGCAGATCGGACAGCGCGTCCAAGGCTGCCTTGCTCTCCGGAACGGGTATGCGGTTCTTCAGGTCGTCCGTTGATGCGTACCGGAGAGGCGGCCTGGAGAAGTACCAGGCCATCGTTGCCCCGACCTTCTGCGCGTCCGAGCCGGTACGGACGTACCGGATGATCTGCTCCTGCGTCCAGCGGTACCCAAGGGCCTTGATCAGAGGCTTGATGAGCTGGTTGATGCCGCTTCGGCACTGGTCATGCACGACGGCATTCATCAGGACGTCAGCGTGCCGGCGGGTGAGGTCAAGGTCCTTCACGGCGCCCCGACCGATCTCCCAGCGTTTGGCTTCGCAGCGATGATGCTGGTGCTCTCCCGTCATCCGGTCCGGAAGAACCCAGGACGGGCTGAAGACCTCCAACAGCTCATCAAGAAGCGGCTCGAAGGCCACTTCCCGCCCAGGGCGGTCAGGGATCATCTCGATTGCCACACCCATCCCCACGACAGACATTTGCCACCCCTCGCCAGCAGCGCTTCAGGATAACTGTGGTGCGCCGCCGCGGTGCGCAACACGTGTCGCACCTGACGGTGATACGCGGTAGACGGCGACCTGCGCGTTCTCGATCCTCGCCGCGGTGCCGGTCCCCACCACTACCGCGGTGACCGGCCCCTGAGCCCTGTTCAGCTCCGCAGGCTCCACTGCTGGCTGCCAGCACCCGAGCACGCCCACAACTGCAGCTTCGTCGCGTTGGCCGTGCCCGTACCGGTGGCGTCCAGGCAGAGGCCCGACTGCACTCCGGTGATGGTCCCGTTGGAGTTCACGTTCCACTGTTGGAGTCCGTCATCGCGGCGCCGAAGCCGACGATGCTCTGGAACGTCTGCGAGTTGTCGACGCTGATGGTCGCCGAACCCGAGGAGGCGGCGAAGCCGAGGTCGGCCTGCTGCGTCAGGTGTTGGCTCAAGTCCGAGGTGGTCAGCCACTTCTGGACCACCTCGCCGGCGGCCGAGGCGCGTGGCGCGGGCAGCACCGCCAGCGTCAGTCCGAATGTGCCGGCCAGTGCGCCGGCCAGGCTGGCGCGGCGGATGCCTTTCAACATCGTTGTCATGCCTCTCGGTTGGGGAGCAGGGTGGTGCGCACTTATCCGAGGGTCCACTGCTGGTTGCTTCCGCCGTCGCAGGACCAGAGCTCGACCGGGGCGCCGTCGGCGGTGGAGGCGCCGGTCACGTCCAGGCACAGGCCGGACTGGGCGCCGGTGATCGTGCCGTTGGTGTTGACGTTCCACTGCTGGTTGGCCTGGCCGTTGCAGGGCCAGACGATCGCCTTGGTGCCGTTGGCGGTGCCCCGGTCGTCGGCGTCCAGGCACAGGGTGCTGCCGCCGAGCGTGAGCGTCAGCTGGTTCGACGTGGTGTGCGTCCAGGTCTGGTTGGCCGCGCCGCTGCAGCTGTACGTCTGCTGCTGGGTGCCGGGCGTGGTGGTCGAGTTGGGGTCGTCCAGGCACTTGCCGGCGCCCACCGCGTGCAGTGCGCCCGTGCTGCCGGGGGTGGGGGCGCTGCCGTCGAGCCCCATGAAGTGGATGGCGTAGGCGGCCATCGGTGTTCCCTGGATGGGCAGTTGGTGCCCGGCGCCGACGATGCTGTACGTCTCGACCTGTGGGGTGCCGGAACTGCCGCCGTACCGGGCCCGGTTCCAGTTGGCGACCGGGGTGTCGGTCGAGGACGGGGTCTGGCTCACCCCGAGCACGTTGGTCCACTGCTTGGTCTCTTCGCCGAGGTTGTTGTAGTTCAGGGTGGGGTCGGCGGTGCCGTGCCACAGCTGCACGCGGGGGCGCGGCCCGGTGTAGCCCGGGTCGGCGTCACCGCGCACCAGGTCGCCCCACTGCTGCGCGGTCATGGAGACCTGGCCGCCGGCGCAGGGGCCGTTCCAGCCGCGTGCGGTGCCCGTGTAGAAGCAGTGGTAGGGCACGCCCATGAACGCTGCGCCCGCCTTGAACACGTCCGGGTAGTCCGCGAGCATGACGTTGGTCATCATGCCGCCCGAGGACTCGCCGGTGACGTACACGGCGTCGGGGTTCCCGCCGTAGTGCTGCTCGGTGTACGTGATCATCGACATCAACCCGACCGGGTCGCTGCCGCCGTTGCGCCGCAGCGCCTGGTCGGAGGAGACGTCCCAGCAGCTGCCGCCGGGGTTGGTGGAGGGGTAGATGACGAGGAATCCGTACTGGTCGGCCAGCGCCGCGAAATCGGTGCTGGAGTACAGGTAGGGCCCGGAGCCCTGGCAGCCGTGCAGCGCCAGCAGGATCGGCGGGTCGGGCTTGGCGTTGTTCGGGACGTACAGGTACATCTGCAGGTTGGTCGGGTTGGTGCCGAAGTTCGTGACCTGCGTCAACGAAGCGGCGACCGCCTGGGGCGCGGCGGGCAGGCTCACGCCGATCGCGGCGACGACCGCCAGGAGTACGACGAGCAGGCGGGAGTTCAGGTTCCGGGAACGCAGCATGGAATCGCTTCCTCCACGGGCTGTCGAGAGCGTTGGCAGCGAGCAGGGCATCCCCGGATGCCCATGGGGAGTTCGCGTCGTCGCGCGCTGGTGGTGGAGCGCTGCGATGAGATCTTCGCGGAACAGGTTCGCTGCTGCGGGTTCGAAGTTCTCGGTGGATGGCCCGTTCGGGGAGATGTGAGCGCTCACAACTGCGAGCACACGTTCGCGGCCGCCATGCTCTCGATTCTGGCGCTGATCTGACGTTCAGCATGCCGACAGTGCATCAGTGTTCATGACCTGTCAAGGAGTCACGGGACTACTGTTTCCCTCCCGGCGATGCGGATCGGGCGACAGCCACACCCGGCCCGCGCCCGGCCCGCCCGGCCCGCCGGAGGCAGCCGACCAGCGCGGACGCCCGGCAGCAGGCGCCCCGAAAGTTGCGCAACTCGCCCGACCGCCCGTGGGAGCGCTCCACAATGAACAGCTGTATCAGCAACGGCTCTTGACGGACCCCTAGCATCCTGGCTTTATGTGTCTGGGCACCGGCGAGAGCGCCCGCCGACTCGTGGAAGCGCTCCCACGCTTCCCGGAACTCCCCCAGGTTTCCCATCAGGACTCCCGTCAGGACTCCACCGCGCACGGCGCCACCCGGGCCCACCCCACCCCCACCCGAAGGGACCCGATCGTGCCCCACCTCACGCTCCGCAGACTCCGAACGGCCGCCGCCGCGGCCGCACTCGGCGCCACGGCCCTCGTTCCCGTGGTCGGTGCGCAGTCGGCGCAGGCCGCCGCCACCCACCTGGTCAACCCGTTCGTCGGCGCGACCGGCTACCTCAACCCCGACTACACCGCCGAGGTCAGCGCCCAGGCCACCGCCGACGGCGGCACGCTGGGCGCCACGGAGGCCCAGGTCGCGAGCAACTCCACCGCCGTCTGGATGGACCACATCGGTGCCATCGCCGGTGACGGCGGCCGCCTGGGCCTGCGCGCCCACCTCGACCGGGCGCTGGCCCAGTCGGCGAGCAGCGGCACCCCGGTGGTCTTCCAGGTGGTGGTCTACGACCTGCCCGGGCGGGACTGCGCCGCGATCGCCTCGAACGGCGAACTTCCGGCCACCGCAGCGGGGTTGACCACCTACGAGAGCCAGTACATCGACCCGATCGCGGCGATCCTGGCCGACCCGAAGTACGCCTCGCTGCGGATCGCCGCGATCATCGAGCCGGACTCGCTGCCGAACGCGGTGACCAACCAGAACAAGCCGGCCTGCGCCACCGCGACGCCGTTCTACGAGACCGGGATCGAGTACGCGCTGAACAAGCTGCACCCGATCGGCAACGTCTACGACTACCTGGACATCGGCCACTCCGGCTGGCTCGGCTGGCAGACCAACATGGTCCCGGCGGGCCAGGAGTACGCCAAGATCGCCAAGGCCACCACAGCCGGCTTCGCCAGCGTGGACGGCTTCATCAGCGACACCGCGAACACCACCCCGCTGAACGAGCCGTTCCTCACCGACCCCGACCTCCAGGTCGGCGGCCAGCCGCTGAAGTCCGCCAACTTCTACCAGTACAACCCGGACTTCGACGAGTACACCTACGACACCCAGATGTACGCCACCATGGTGTCGAACGGCTTCCCGAGCACCATCGGCATGCTGGTGGACACCTCGCGCAACGGCTGGGGCGGCAGCGCCCGGCCCACCGGGCTGAACACGGCCCCGACCACCACCAACGCCTACGTGGCGGCCAACAAGGTGGACCAGCGCCCGTTCCGCGGCGACTGGTGCAACGTCAACGGCGCGGGCATCGGCGCCCGGCCGCAGGCCCAGCCGTACGGCTCCGCCAACCCGATCATCGCCTTCCTCTGGGTGAAGCCCCCGGGCGAGTCGGACGGCGACTACCCGAGCGCGACCCACCCGCACGGCGACCCGCACTGCGACCCGAACGGCACCCAGACGGACGGCAACGGCGGCACCTACCCGACCGACGCCCTCGGCGCCGCCAACGTGCCGGCCGGCCAGTGGTACGGCGCCGAGTTCCAGCAGCTGGTCCAGAACGCCTACCCGTCCTTCGGGGGCTCCTCCAGCGGCGGCGACACCACCCCGCCGAGCACCCCGACCGGACTGACCGTCACCGGCACCACCGCCAGCAGCGTCTCGCTCTCCTGGACCGCCTCCACCGACAACGTGGGCGTCACCGGCTACGACGTGTACCGCAACGGCAGCAAGCTCGCGACCAGCAGCACCACCGGCTACACCGACACCGGCCTAACCGCCGCCACCGCCTACCAGTACACCGTCGCCGCCTACGACGCCGCCGGGAACCTCTCCCCCGTCTCCGCCGCGGTCACCGCGACCACGGCCGGCAGCGGAGGCGGAACCGGCGGGGGTGGCGGGTGCACCGCGACCTACTCGGTGTCCAATGACTGGGGCAGCGGCTTCAACGCCAACGTCACCGTGACCAACACCGGCAGTGCGCCCACCACGTCCTGGAAGGTGACCTGGACCTGGGCCGGCAACCAGCAGATGACCAACGCCTGGAACGCCACCGCCACCCAGACCGGCAGCGCGGTCAGCGCCGTCAACGCGGGCTACAACGGCACGGTGGCCGTCGGCGCCGGCACCAGCTTCGGCCTCTCGGGCAGCTACTCGGGCGGCAACACCGCCCCGACCCTGACCTGCACCGCGAGCTGAGCCCAAGCCACCTCCTCCCCCACGGGGCCGGCCGGACCACCCACCGGCCGGCCCCGCTCCTTCGCCCATAGGAGCGCTCCCATGACCCCTCCCCCGACTCCCCGCACCGTGCTCGCCACCGCCCTGCTGGCCGCCGGCACACTGGGCGCGGCACTGCTGCTGCCCGCGGGCGCGTCACCCGCCGCTGCCGCTGCCTCAGCCGCCAACAGCCCGTCCTGCGCCGTCAGTTACAGCACCAACGACTGGGGCAGCGGATTCACCGCGAACGTCACCGTCACCGACACCGGCAGCACCCCCCTCGACGGTTGGACCCTCGGCTACGCCTACACCGGCAACCAGACCCTCGGCAACGGCTGGAACGGCACCTGGACCCAGACCGGCAGCACCGTCACCGTCACCAACCCCAGCTACGCCACCACCATCGCCCCCGGCGCCAGCTACACCACCAGCGCCAACTTCAGCTACAGCGGGAGCAACACCGCACCCACCGCCTTCACCGTCAACGGCACCGTCTGCAGCCCGAGTTCAGGCCCCACGCCCACCCCGACACCCACGCCCACCCCCACCCCGACACCCACACCCACGCCCACGCCCACGCCCACGCCCACGCCGACCGGCCCTCCCCCGCCCGGGGGCGCCGCGCCCGCGCTGCACGTGGCGGGCAACCAGCTCCAGGACGTCACCGGACGCACCGTCACCCTGCACGGCGCCGACCGCTCCGGCGCCGAATTCGCCTGCGTGCAGGGCAACGGCATCTTCGACGGCCCGATGGACCAGGCCTCGATCGACGCGATGAAGAGCTGGCACCTCACGGCGGTCCGGATCCCGCTCAACGAGGACTGCTGGCTCGGTCTGCCGAACGTCCAGGCGGCCTACGCCGGTTCCACCTACATCAACGCGATCAAGTCCTACGTGCAGCTCCTGCACCAGAACGGCCTGAACACCGTCCTGGACCTGCACTGGACGGACGGCGCCTACACCGGCAAGTCCTCGGCCTGCACCTCCGCCGCCGCCACCTGCCAGAAGCCGATGCCCGACGCCGCCAACGCGATCCCGTTCTGGCGCTCGGTGGCCGCCACCTTCAAGGGCGACGACGCGACCGTCTTCGACCTGTTCAACGAGCCCTACCCGTCCCGCGCGACCGGCAGCGAGGCGAGCGGCTGGGCCTGCTGGCGCGACGGCGGCAGCTGCCCGGGCATCGGCTACCAGGTGGCCGGCATGCAGGCGATGGTGGACGCGGTGCGCGGCACCGGCGCGGACAACGTGCTGATGCTCGGCGGGATCGAGTACGCCAACGACCTCACCCAGTGGCTGGCCTACGAACCGACCGACCCGCTGCACCAGTTGGCCGCCTCCTGGCACTCCTACAACTTCAACGCGTGCTCCTCGGCCGCCTGCTGGGACAGCCAGCTCGGGCCGGTCGCGGCGACCGTGCCGGTGATCAGCGGCGAGCTCGGCGAGAACGACTGCGGGCACGGCTACCTGGACTCACTGCTGCCCTGGCTGGACCAGCACGGGATCTCCTACCTCGCGTGGACCTGGAACACCTGGGACTGCTCCAGCGGCCCCGCGCTGATCTCGGCCTACGACGGCACGCCGACCGCCTTCGGGGCGGGCTACCGGGCCCACCTCGCCACGCTCGGCTGACCCCGCCACCGCACGCCCTGCCGGGCGCCCCTCGGGACGCCCGGCCCTTCGTCGTACCCAACTCCGGCAGAGCACACATCAGTTACATCCGTGCCTGACCCTTGACACGCGCCGCCGCCAGGCCGCAACCTTCCGGCAGGCGTCTGGGAGCGCTCCCACGCCCTGCTCCCACGCCCTGCTCCCACCACCCGACCGCACTGTCCCGAAGGAGCCCCTGTGCACCAGACCCGAACCACCCGCCCCCGCAGATCCGCCCTCCTCGGGGCGGGTGCGCTGGCCGCCGCCGCGGTCCTGCTGGCCGGCTGCTCCTCCAGCGGCGGCTCCCCCGCCGCGGCCGGCCCGGGGCAGAAGATCACCCTGACCGTGGGCGACTTCGGCACCTTCGGCTACAAGGAGGCCGGCCTCTTCGACGCCTACATGGCGGCCCACCCGAACATCACCATCAAGGAGGACACCACCACCGCCGAGGCCGACTACTGGACCGCGCTGCAGACCCACCTGGCAGCGGGCAGCGGCATGGACGACGTGCAGGCCCTGGAGGTCGGCCGGATCTCCCTGGCCACCTCGGATGCGCTGAGCAGCGCCTTCGTCGACCTCGCCAAGGCGCCCGGCGTCAGCAAGGGCGACTACCTCCCGTGGAAGTGGCAGCAGGCGACCACCGCCGACAACCGCACCATCGGCCTCGGCACCGACGTCGGCCCGATGGCCATCTGTTACCGGCAGGACCTCTTCCAGGCCGCCGGCCTGCCCAGCGACCCGGCCGCCGTCAGCGCGCTCTGGGCCGGCGACTGGTCCAAGTACGTCGAGCAGGGCAAGGCCTTCCAGGCCAAGGCGCCCAAGGGAACGTACTTCATGGACACCGCCACCGGCCTGTTCAACGGCGTGGTCTCCTCCGCCGCCCAGCAGTACTACCAGGGCGGCAAGCTCGACTACAAGGACTCACCGAGCGTCAAGTCCGCCTGGAGCCTGGCGATGCAGGCCGACTCGGCCGGACTCTCCGAGGGGCTCAAGGAGTTCGACCCGGCGTGGCAGACCGCCTTCGCGCAGTCCAGCTTCGCCACCACGATCTGCCCGTCCTGGCAGCAGGCCAACATCCAGAAGTTCTCCGGCGCGGCCAACGCCGGCAAGTGGAACATCGCCCAGGCTCCGGCGGCCGGCAACTGGGGCGGATCATTCCTGACCGTGCCGAGCTCCGGCAAGCACCAGGCCGACGCGGAGGCGCTGGTGGCCTGGCTCACCGCCCCCGAGCAGCAGGCGAAGGTCTTCGAGGCGGTCGGCAACATCCCGTCCAACCAAGGCGCGTACGCGCTCAGCGAGGTGAGCGGCTACAAGAACCCCTACATCGGCCCGAACGCCCCCACCGGCCAGATCTTCTCGGCCGCGGCCAAGGCGATCCAGCCCGCCGAGACCGGCCCGCACGCCGG
Protein-coding regions in this window:
- a CDS encoding RICIN domain-containing protein; the encoded protein is MNSNGTITGVQSGLCLDATGTGTANATKLQLWACSGAGSQQWSLRS
- a CDS encoding extracellular catalytic domain type 1 short-chain-length polyhydroxyalkanoate depolymerase — encoded protein: MLRSRNLNSRLLVVLLAVVAAIGVSLPAAPQAVAASLTQVTNFGTNPTNLQMYLYVPNNAKPDPPILLALHGCQGSGPYLYSSTDFAALADQYGFLVIYPSTNPGGSCWDVSSDQALRRNGGSDPVGLMSMITYTEQHYGGNPDAVYVTGESSGGMMTNVMLADYPDVFKAGAAFMGVPYHCFYTGTARGWNGPCAGGQVSMTAQQWGDLVRGDADPGYTGPRPRVQLWHGTADPTLNYNNLGEETKQWTNVLGVSQTPSSTDTPVANWNRARYGGSSGTPQVETYSIVGAGHQLPIQGTPMAAYAIHFMGLDGSAPTPGSTGALHAVGAGKCLDDPNSTTTPGTQQQTYSCSGAANQTWTHTTSNQLTLTLGGSTLCLDADDRGTANGTKAIVWPCNGQANQQWNVNTNGTITGAQSGLCLDVTGASTADGAPVELWSCDGGSNQQWTLG
- a CDS encoding glycoside hydrolase family 6 protein translates to MPHLTLRRLRTAAAAAALGATALVPVVGAQSAQAAATHLVNPFVGATGYLNPDYTAEVSAQATADGGTLGATEAQVASNSTAVWMDHIGAIAGDGGRLGLRAHLDRALAQSASSGTPVVFQVVVYDLPGRDCAAIASNGELPATAAGLTTYESQYIDPIAAILADPKYASLRIAAIIEPDSLPNAVTNQNKPACATATPFYETGIEYALNKLHPIGNVYDYLDIGHSGWLGWQTNMVPAGQEYAKIAKATTAGFASVDGFISDTANTTPLNEPFLTDPDLQVGGQPLKSANFYQYNPDFDEYTYDTQMYATMVSNGFPSTIGMLVDTSRNGWGGSARPTGLNTAPTTTNAYVAANKVDQRPFRGDWCNVNGAGIGARPQAQPYGSANPIIAFLWVKPPGESDGDYPSATHPHGDPHCDPNGTQTDGNGGTYPTDALGAANVPAGQWYGAEFQQLVQNAYPSFGGSSSGGDTTPPSTPTGLTVTGTTASSVSLSWTASTDNVGVTGYDVYRNGSKLATSSTTGYTDTGLTAATAYQYTVAAYDAAGNLSPVSAAVTATTAGSGGGTGGGGGCTATYSVSNDWGSGFNANVTVTNTGSAPTTSWKVTWTWAGNQQMTNAWNATATQTGSAVSAVNAGYNGTVAVGAGTSFGLSGSYSGGNTAPTLTCTAS
- a CDS encoding cellulase family glycosylhydrolase, which gives rise to MTPPPTPRTVLATALLAAGTLGAALLLPAGASPAAAAASAANSPSCAVSYSTNDWGSGFTANVTVTDTGSTPLDGWTLGYAYTGNQTLGNGWNGTWTQTGSTVTVTNPSYATTIAPGASYTTSANFSYSGSNTAPTAFTVNGTVCSPSSGPTPTPTPTPTPTPTPTPTPTPTPTPTPTGPPPPGGAAPALHVAGNQLQDVTGRTVTLHGADRSGAEFACVQGNGIFDGPMDQASIDAMKSWHLTAVRIPLNEDCWLGLPNVQAAYAGSTYINAIKSYVQLLHQNGLNTVLDLHWTDGAYTGKSSACTSAAATCQKPMPDAANAIPFWRSVAATFKGDDATVFDLFNEPYPSRATGSEASGWACWRDGGSCPGIGYQVAGMQAMVDAVRGTGADNVLMLGGIEYANDLTQWLAYEPTDPLHQLAASWHSYNFNACSSAACWDSQLGPVAATVPVISGELGENDCGHGYLDSLLPWLDQHGISYLAWTWNTWDCSSGPALISAYDGTPTAFGAGYRAHLATLG
- a CDS encoding extracellular solute-binding protein; protein product: MHQTRTTRPRRSALLGAGALAAAAVLLAGCSSSGGSPAAAGPGQKITLTVGDFGTFGYKEAGLFDAYMAAHPNITIKEDTTTAEADYWTALQTHLAAGSGMDDVQALEVGRISLATSDALSSAFVDLAKAPGVSKGDYLPWKWQQATTADNRTIGLGTDVGPMAICYRQDLFQAAGLPSDPAAVSALWAGDWSKYVEQGKAFQAKAPKGTYFMDTATGLFNGVVSSAAQQYYQGGKLDYKDSPSVKSAWSLAMQADSAGLSEGLKEFDPAWQTAFAQSSFATTICPSWQQANIQKFSGAANAGKWNIAQAPAAGNWGGSFLTVPSSGKHQADAEALVAWLTAPEQQAKVFEAVGNIPSNQGAYALSEVSGYKNPYIGPNAPTGQIFSAAAKAIQPAETGPHAGDLQNDFSNGILLVEQNHKSAGDAWNTTVQQIDSSIQ